One Phosphitispora fastidiosa DNA window includes the following coding sequences:
- a CDS encoding MASE3 domain-containing protein, protein MSGITVGVSLILTIVLWSGFWQANRAICHATVEISCVLVSSALFCAMWYTYERNSATLNIMGLGFLVVTVLEIMHLIYTPELGMQPKNYADLGTRYWLVSRAVQAVIIFAVILVPCKIRFNKWLGLGLALMASFLLSSVTRHLPSIMPVLYVNGQGATFTKFCFNLALITVSLLTLVLLKKRPSVKDVLTYKYICLALIIVILSDLSLAFCSDKLGFLRVFGHVTKTFYFYYLFKGIVVSAVTYPYKKMETANTYMSKILNGLPLGLLTFDSDDCITFANIKARELFGYHSDEVKQSEELKESFVNGFSADNPLLMPVRDGNPEQRDKAKSRMVKTKNRQGAEINLRVSQLALGDESYMLLVTDIKKEQELESIQLQTQTVLDSVTNLVLLIDKNKKIIRCNKAFLGISQVSEEDILGMTLTEAAALVGCSWRNTPSEDSLEDRLGKAFEITLVTSLGQKKEIVFDFSPVYNVETELIGYVCMGVDVTKIKAEQQRLQHQEKLAVLGQMAAGIVHEIKNPLTAIKGFSQIIKAQTMDERLKSYVNIIETEANGVNQVVSDFLTFAKPRPPVLKAASVNSIIASLCLIIESQLFIKNIAFKKDICQSDMPVLADEDQLKQVILNMVKNAIDATADTAEPVVLLSTRYDQLKGEMVIILSDNGKGMAPNEISRVGTPFYTTKDAGTGLGLSVCLQIIKQHGGRIDIEAEKGRGATFSIILPCIDGVDKRQA, encoded by the coding sequence ATGAGTGGAATTACAGTGGGCGTTTCACTAATACTTACTATTGTGCTTTGGTCAGGGTTTTGGCAGGCTAATCGCGCAATTTGCCATGCTACTGTGGAAATATCATGTGTGCTAGTCTCATCAGCCTTATTTTGCGCTATGTGGTATACCTATGAGAGAAACTCAGCAACCCTCAATATAATGGGCTTAGGTTTTCTGGTGGTCACTGTTTTGGAAATAATGCATCTTATCTATACCCCGGAACTGGGGATGCAGCCAAAAAATTATGCAGACCTGGGGACAAGGTACTGGCTTGTTTCAAGGGCAGTTCAGGCTGTTATCATCTTTGCGGTTATATTGGTGCCCTGCAAAATCAGGTTTAACAAGTGGCTTGGCCTGGGGTTGGCATTGATGGCATCATTTTTATTGTCGTCTGTGACACGGCATTTGCCATCAATAATGCCGGTACTATATGTTAATGGGCAGGGCGCTACTTTTACAAAGTTCTGTTTTAACCTGGCATTGATTACTGTTTCACTGCTGACCTTGGTATTACTGAAGAAAAGACCCTCTGTAAAAGATGTTCTGACATATAAGTATATTTGTCTGGCCTTGATTATTGTCATTCTGTCAGACCTGTCACTGGCTTTCTGTAGTGATAAGCTGGGATTTCTCCGTGTGTTTGGGCATGTTACTAAAACCTTCTATTTTTATTATTTATTTAAGGGTATAGTGGTAAGTGCGGTAACTTATCCCTACAAAAAAATGGAAACAGCCAATACTTACATGTCAAAAATCCTCAACGGCCTTCCACTGGGATTGTTGACCTTTGACTCGGACGACTGCATTACCTTTGCTAATATCAAGGCCCGGGAACTATTTGGATACCATTCTGATGAAGTTAAACAGTCGGAAGAGTTAAAGGAGTCATTTGTCAATGGGTTTTCTGCTGATAACCCTTTATTAATGCCGGTCCGGGATGGAAACCCGGAACAGCGGGATAAAGCAAAAAGCAGAATGGTTAAGACAAAAAACAGGCAGGGAGCGGAGATTAACTTAAGAGTCTCCCAGTTGGCTCTGGGAGATGAAAGTTATATGCTGTTGGTAACCGATATCAAGAAGGAACAGGAACTGGAAAGTATACAGCTGCAAACCCAGACGGTTTTGGACTCAGTGACCAATTTGGTTTTGCTGATTGACAAAAACAAAAAGATTATCCGCTGTAATAAAGCATTCTTGGGAATAAGCCAAGTGTCGGAAGAAGATATTCTGGGAATGACACTAACGGAAGCCGCCGCCTTAGTGGGATGCAGTTGGAGAAACACGCCGTCTGAAGATTCGCTGGAAGACAGGCTGGGGAAAGCATTTGAGATCACCTTGGTCACCTCTTTGGGCCAAAAGAAGGAAATTGTCTTTGATTTTTCACCTGTATATAATGTTGAAACAGAATTAATCGGGTATGTATGTATGGGGGTTGATGTAACCAAGATAAAGGCTGAGCAGCAGAGACTGCAGCATCAGGAGAAACTGGCTGTGCTTGGGCAGATGGCTGCAGGCATAGTCCACGAAATCAAGAATCCCCTGACTGCAATTAAGGGTTTCAGTCAAATCATTAAAGCCCAGACAATGGATGAACGGTTAAAAAGCTATGTGAACATAATTGAGACTGAGGCCAATGGCGTCAATCAGGTGGTCAGCGATTTTCTCACTTTTGCCAAACCACGTCCGCCGGTGCTGAAAGCGGCGTCTGTTAATAGTATAATTGCTTCATTGTGTCTCATCATCGAAAGCCAGTTGTTTATTAAAAACATTGCATTTAAAAAGGACATTTGCCAGTCAGACATGCCGGTCCTGGCTGATGAGGACCAATTGAAACAGGTTATCTTAAATATGGTTAAAAACGCTATTGATGCAACTGCAGATACCGCTGAACCTGTGGTGTTGTTGAGCACCAGATACGATCAATTAAAAGGTGAGATGGTAATTATACTTAGTGATAATGGTAAGGGAATGGCTCCAAATGAAATTTCCCGGGTAGGCACGCCCTTTTATACAACAAAAGATGCCGGAACGGGGTTGGGTTTAAGCGTATGTTTGCAAATTATCAAACAGCATGGCGGGAGAATTGACATTGA